From the genome of Aerococcus sanguinicola:
CTAGGGCGAGGAGGGGCTTGGCAGACGGGGCTGCTTTTTCCTGACTGAGGGTGATAATTTGGGAAGCGATCCCCTGGCGCCGGTAGTCGGGGTGGACGGTCAGGTTGTCGATTTCCAGGAAGGGGCCTTGGTCGATCAGGTCCCATGTCGCGACAAGTTGGTCTCCTTGATAGGCCAGGGATTGGCTGATCCAGGGATTCTGATAGGCCATCTGATAGCGCAAGGCTCGGCTATCTCTGAGGGCCGGAGGGGCCGGTTGGTCGAAGGGAGTTTGGAAATCTAGATAGGCTTGGAAGCTATCTTCGTCGGTGACTTCTTGCCAGTTTATTTGCATCTCTTTCGACTGACGCCGGTTAGCGGGGCTTTGGAAGACTTGGTAGCTGGCTAATTGGTAGTTTTTGCTTTCGAGTGCTGCCATCAGTTCGTTGGGAATGCCGTGGTTTTCAGGCAGGTAGAAGCTGTAATAGGCCAGGCCCAGCTCCTCCGCATAGTCCCAGAAGATATCCTCGAGTATGTCGAGCTCCTCTGCACCAGGCATGAAGGCCAGCTGTAAGCAATTTGTTTCATAATCCTCTGCCAGTTGGGGATTGCCTAAAAAATCAAAAAGATCAGTAGGTTCATAATGGCTCGCATAGCTATATAAATCAGAAAAATGGAACATGGGGGTCATCCTTTCTCTATGGTGAGACTTCTCAACTATTATAAGGGAAAATGTTGAGGATTAGAAAAGATCTTTCAAGTTTAATAGAAAGCAGGGAGATTTCTTGCTAGAGGGGCGGCATGTAGTCTGCCAAGCCACACTCGCGCGCTCTGTTTGTGCCTTGTGCTTTGCTAAGCCACACTCTGGTGCACTGATTGTGGCTTGCTGCTTGCCGACCCACACTCTGGTGCACTGATTGTGGCTTGCATCGCTCTAACCCACACAGCAGGCCCTTAAGTGTGGCTTGAAGCTTGTCAACCCACACTCCGAGACCTTGTTTGTGGCTTACCTCCAATCATTCAAGTCTACCCGCTCTTGCTCACACCTTATACTCGGGTTCGCAAAGGCAGAAAGGGAGTGACTTCAGCAAAGTGGAATGATCGGTTAAAGCCGCTCTTTTCCTCTTAGCCTCCAGTCATCCCTTTCTACCCGCCTTTGCTCACACCCTTTTTTACAAGCACGTTAGGGTAAAATATGCTAAAATGGATGACTAGAAGAAGGCTTCTTGTTTAAGCTGTGAAGGAGGGATTTGATGGATAATCGTGAGATGGTTGAGGAGTTTGAGGGGATGAAGGCTCAGCTGAGCGCTTTGTTGGAGAATCTGGACCGCTTGGAGGAGCGTTGGTCGGAGGCGGTTATGCAAAACCATGACTTGCAGATGGAGAACCAGTATTTGCGCGAGCGGCTCCAAGAATTGACCGCGCCTGACCAGGATGGCCAGGTTGAGCTAGGGGGGCATAGTCCTGAAGATGTGTCAGGCTTGTCCCCAGCCTTAAAGAACTTAATGAATATTTATGAGGATGGCTACCATATTTGTAATATTTCTTATGGTCAGCGCCGGGCTAATGATGAGCAGTGCATGTTCTGCTTGGACATCCTCTACAGTGACCGTTAAGCAGTAGGAGAGGGAGGAATCGCAATGATCGAATTGAAGCCAGGCGAACGTTGGGACCGCTTGATGCGGGAGGACCTGGACATTATCCAAAGCGCGGATCATTTTGCCTTCTCCATTGATGCTCTCTTGCTGGCTGACTTTGCCCAGACCAAGGCGAGTGCCCGGTCTGTGACGGTTGACTTTTGTACGGGCAATGGCGTCTTGCCCCTGGTCTTAGCGCAAAGGACGCAAGGTAGGGTCTACGGGATTGAGTGGCAAGAGGATGTGGCAGATATGGCCCAGCGATCGGTTTGCCACAACCACTTGGAGGACCAGGTTCAGATTATCCAGGGCAATATCCGCCGGGCGCGGGATTACTTTGCCCATGATAGTGTGGACCTGATCACCTGTAATCCACCCTATTTCAAGGTCTATCCCCAGTCCCCTCTGAATCCTAACGATAGTAAGGCGGTGGCCCGGCATGAACTCCTGATGACGGCGGAGGATATCTTCCAACAGGCGAAGATCCTCTTGAAGTCGCGGGGGAAGCTTTATCTCGTTCACCAGGTGGAACGTCTGCCAGAACTCTTACTCCTCGCCGATAAACACCGGCTCCAATTGAAGCGGCTCCGTCTGGTTTATCCCCTGCCTGAACGGGAGGCTCATATCGTCCTTCTCGAATTCATTAAGAATGGCCAGGCAAAAGGCTTGCGGGCTGAACCTCCGCTCTATATCCATGACCAAGAGGGGCACTATTCCAAGGAAGTGGCGGCGGTCCTCTATGGCTAAGCACTATATGTACGTCTTGGCCTGCGCTGACCAGACCCTCTATACGGGCTATACCACTGATCTTAAACGACGAGAAAAAGCCCACCAGTCCGGCAAGGGAGCCAAGTATACCCGCCCGGCTTCCCGCCGCCCCTGCTATATGATCTATGCCAAGGCTTATGCGGATAAGTCTGCGGCCATGTCAGCAGAATACGCCTTCAAGCACCAGAAGCGACCGGCTAAGGAAGCCTACCTGACCCAGCAGGGGATCGACTTCAACCAACCCTTGACCCAGCAATTTATCTTCGACAATACGCCTTAAGGAGGTCCCAGTATGCAGGAACAAAAAAGTTTTCAAGCGTCAGACCGAGGTCGGCTCTACCTTGTGCCGACGCCCATTGGTAACTTGGAGGATATGACCTTCCGCGCGGTGACCACCCTCAAGGAAGCTGATCTGATCTTATCTGAAGATACTCGTAATACTCAAAAACTCCTCAACCATTTTGACATCTCAACTAAGCAGCTGAGCTATCATAAGTTCAACCACCAGGAACGCTTAGCGACGATCCTCAAGCGCTTAGAGGAGGGCCAAGTCTTAGCCCAGGTGTCGGACGCTGGCATGCCTGCGATCTCGGATCCCGGGGCTGACCTGGTTCAGGCGGTTATCCAAGCTGGTTACGCGGTGATTCCCCTGCCTGGTCCCAATGCGGCTCTGACTGCCCTCATGGCGTCTGGCCTCGATACCCAGCGTTTTCTTTTTGTCGGCTTTCCGCCTCGCAAGAAAAAAGCCCTCAAGGAGACTCTAGCAGATTTGAAGGGCGACCAGGCGACCCTGATTTTCTACGAATCGCCCTACCGGCTCCGGCAAAGCCTCAAAGTGTGTGCGGAAGTCTTCGGTGACGACCGCAAAGTTGTTGTGGTCCGGGAATTGACCAAGCGCTTCGAGGAGTTTCGTCGGGGAACTCTAGCCGAAGTCCTTGCCTACTATGAAGACCATCCTGAAATAAAGGGCGAAATCTGCTTCATGCTGGCGGGCCAGTCGGAGGAAGAAGCCCAGGCGGAACAAGCAGCAGCGGCCCCTAATGCTGGCTTGAGCTTGCGCGACCAGGTTCTTGGGCGGATGGCTCAAGAAGGTCTGACCTCCAAGGCAGCCATCAAGGCAGTGGCCAAGGACCAGGGTCTGGCCAAGCAGGAGGTCTATGCCGCCTACCACCAGATTGAAGGTGGTCAAGGGTGATTATTTATGGCATCGCCTTTGCCCTGATTGCCGTGGCCCTGGTTATCTTTATCCTGGCACCGCGCAATGTGTGGGATAACTTGATTTTGATTCTAGGCTTGGTCTGCCTCTTTCTTGCGGTGATCAATGACCAGAATTTTCCGCGTTATTACTGGGTCCACCAGGTTTTTCGCTGGGCCCAGGTCCTAACCGACTATATCGCGCCCTTGCTCTTGATGATCTTTGGGGTCTGCATGTTCTCTTTGGCCTTGAACCTCTTTACCAAGGAACATTCCTATAGCCAGTTGCTGGTGGGCCTCTTCCTCAGCGTCCTCTTGATCGGGATTTCTATCGCCCATTACTGGCTGATCTTCACTGTAGAGCTCTCGGACAAGCAGGATTGGCTCAGGATTCCAGACTTTGTAATGGCCTATTATGTGCTCTTATTTATTAACTATTTATTGATGTCCGCCCGCCTGTCCTTCCTTGAAAGCCAAAAAGCTCAAGACTATGTGATTGTCTTGGGGGCTTCGCTGAGACCAGATGGCAGCCCCAGCGGCGTCCTGGAGCGGCGTTTGAACCGGACCCTGTCTTACCTGAACTGGCACACCTACATCCATGGCAAGCAGCCTGTGACTATTGTCTCGGGTGGTCTGACCGGGCCCAAAGCCAGCTATACCGAGGCGGAAGTGATGCGCGACTATCTCGTTGCCCGAGGCCTTTCAGCAGATAAGATTCTCTTGGAAGACCAAGCGTCCAATACCCACGGCAACTTCTACTACAGCAAGTGCCTGATCCAAGACCGCCAGCCCATTATTGAAGCCGTTTCTGCTGTCTTCGTGACCTCTTCCTACCACCTCTACCGCAGCCAGCTCTATGCCAACTTGGAGAAGCTCTACCAAGTGAGCGGAATTGGCGCGCCCTCTACCTTGAAGGAATGGACCATCGATAGCTTCCGCGAATACATCGCCATTCTCTTCATGCACCGCCGTTTGCACTTTATCGTCAGCCTTGCCTTACTCGGCTTTGGCATCATTAATTTTGTACATTTTTAAAAGGAAAGACTTTAAGTTGTTCTTAATTTGTGCTTTAATAGACTCATAGGAAAAGCTAAATATTAAGGAGGTAGCTAGTACTTATGTTAAAAGAATTCCGCGATTTTATCGCAAAAGGTAATGTAATGGATATGGCCATCGGGGTTGTTATGGCGACCGCCTTCACTGCCATTGTCAATTCTTTAGTTGAAGATATTATTATGCCAATTGTGGCTTTCTTCACGGGCTCAACGGACTTTACTGATATTGTTTTGCAGATTGGTAATACCAAGTTGATGGTGGGGAACTTTATTCAATCTATCGTTTCCTTCCTGATTATCGCCCTGGTTCTCTTCTTTGTGATGAAGGGTGTGGCAACATTGAAACACACCTTCGTGAAAGAAGAAAAAGTGGATGAGGAAGAAGAGGATAAACCAAGCAAAGAAGAAGTCCTCTTGACTGAAATCCGCGATCTTTTGAAGAATAAATAGTCTTAACGATGATTCGTAATCGTTAATAAGCAAAAACACCGCTCTTTACTAAGGGCGGTGTTTTGTTATAAATTTTGTGCTAGTGATCAGTATTAAAATATCAAGAAGGCTTATTTTTAAGGATTGATCGCGTTAACTTTCAAACAGGGCCTTGATTAGCAAGTAGCTGATCTTGAGCTTTCTAATGAGCTGCCTGTTAGCAAGTAGACCCGCGTCAACTCGCAAATGGGCCTCCTATTAGCAAGTTCAGCTCCTGCTAGGCAAGCTGACTGACCTCATCATAATGTAAACAAGCTAGCAAGGGCCTTGCTAGCTTGTTGAACCTTATTTTATATTTTTTACCATGGATTGTGCCAGGTTTTACTTGGACTCGGCTTGGAAAGCCATATTCCGGCCTCCTGAGTGTGGCTTGACAGAGTTCAACCCACACTCCCGATCTTTAATCGAGGGTTGTTTGCTGCTAACCCACGCTCCCGGAGTCTGATTGTGGCTTGGATGTTGTCAACCCACACTCCTGATCTTTAATTGAGGATTCTTTGCTTCTAACCCACACTCCTGGTGTTTGGTTGTGGGTTGAGCGCTATCCGCTTACACCCTATAGTCAGTCGGGTTCGACTTGGCAGGCTTGGAGTGGTTTCACAAGTCAGAAACGAGCGAATGCTTCGCTCTTATTCTGACTTGCTCCAACCATCCAAGCCTAACCGCCAAGTCTCACACCCTTCCTAGTCAGGTTCGAGGATGCAGAAAGGGCTCCTCTTCGCAAAGAACCGCCGAAGACTTCCAGTCTTCTCTGGCTCTTTGCTCCAGAGGTCTATTTCTCCCG
Proteins encoded in this window:
- a CDS encoding GNAT family N-acetyltransferase — its product is MFHFSDLYSYASHYEPTDLFDFLGNPQLAEDYETNCLQLAFMPGAEELDILEDIFWDYAEELGLAYYSFYLPENHGIPNELMAALESKNYQLASYQVFQSPANRRQSKEMQINWQEVTDEDSFQAYLDFQTPFDQPAPPALRDSRALRYQMAYQNPWISQSLAYQGDQLVATWDLIDQGPFLEIDNLTVHPDYRRQGIASQIITLSQEKAAPSAKPLLALADIENPSVALFEGLGFEALSLVTRIHRPLDEADAL
- a CDS encoding DNA replication initiation control protein YabA; the protein is MDNREMVEEFEGMKAQLSALLENLDRLEERWSEAVMQNHDLQMENQYLRERLQELTAPDQDGQVELGGHSPEDVSGLSPALKNLMNIYEDGYHICNISYGQRRANDEQCMFCLDILYSDR
- a CDS encoding tRNA1(Val) (adenine(37)-N6)-methyltransferase — encoded protein: MIELKPGERWDRLMREDLDIIQSADHFAFSIDALLLADFAQTKASARSVTVDFCTGNGVLPLVLAQRTQGRVYGIEWQEDVADMAQRSVCHNHLEDQVQIIQGNIRRARDYFAHDSVDLITCNPPYFKVYPQSPLNPNDSKAVARHELLMTAEDIFQQAKILLKSRGKLYLVHQVERLPELLLLADKHRLQLKRLRLVYPLPEREAHIVLLEFIKNGQAKGLRAEPPLYIHDQEGHYSKEVAAVLYG
- a CDS encoding GIY-YIG nuclease family protein, encoding MAKHYMYVLACADQTLYTGYTTDLKRREKAHQSGKGAKYTRPASRRPCYMIYAKAYADKSAAMSAEYAFKHQKRPAKEAYLTQQGIDFNQPLTQQFIFDNTP
- the rsmI gene encoding 16S rRNA (cytidine(1402)-2'-O)-methyltransferase, whose amino-acid sequence is MQEQKSFQASDRGRLYLVPTPIGNLEDMTFRAVTTLKEADLILSEDTRNTQKLLNHFDISTKQLSYHKFNHQERLATILKRLEEGQVLAQVSDAGMPAISDPGADLVQAVIQAGYAVIPLPGPNAALTALMASGLDTQRFLFVGFPPRKKKALKETLADLKGDQATLIFYESPYRLRQSLKVCAEVFGDDRKVVVVRELTKRFEEFRRGTLAEVLAYYEDHPEIKGEICFMLAGQSEEEAQAEQAAAAPNAGLSLRDQVLGRMAQEGLTSKAAIKAVAKDQGLAKQEVYAAYHQIEGGQG
- a CDS encoding YdcF family protein: MIIYGIAFALIAVALVIFILAPRNVWDNLILILGLVCLFLAVINDQNFPRYYWVHQVFRWAQVLTDYIAPLLLMIFGVCMFSLALNLFTKEHSYSQLLVGLFLSVLLIGISIAHYWLIFTVELSDKQDWLRIPDFVMAYYVLLFINYLLMSARLSFLESQKAQDYVIVLGASLRPDGSPSGVLERRLNRTLSYLNWHTYIHGKQPVTIVSGGLTGPKASYTEAEVMRDYLVARGLSADKILLEDQASNTHGNFYYSKCLIQDRQPIIEAVSAVFVTSSYHLYRSQLYANLEKLYQVSGIGAPSTLKEWTIDSFREYIAILFMHRRLHFIVSLALLGFGIINFVHF
- the mscL gene encoding large conductance mechanosensitive channel protein MscL produces the protein MLKEFRDFIAKGNVMDMAIGVVMATAFTAIVNSLVEDIIMPIVAFFTGSTDFTDIVLQIGNTKLMVGNFIQSIVSFLIIALVLFFVMKGVATLKHTFVKEEKVDEEEEDKPSKEEVLLTEIRDLLKNK